The window CCAGAGAGCCGCCctgaaataaaaagagaaaggCATCCAAATCTCAGTAGTCACATCGCGGTTTTTCACATGTATGTTATACTATGCTATTTTATGATtggatagagagagaaaataccTATGCTCTCCAAAGAGGCGATCCTGTTGATGCATTCCTACAAAAAACAAACAGTAGAATCAGACTTTAGAACAATGACAAAaaggtatttatttatttgcgaTATAGAAGATGTAGCCAGATGATACCTGAGTTCTTAGATGAAACTCTGCAGCGAGATCTTCAAGTGGAACACATTTCTGTTTCTGCAATCACAACACAAAGCAAAAGGATCAACATTTCAGCACACTGTTATGGGATGagactatttgtatatatacacTTCACTGTtagtttgtttctgtttgcaaaAAGGAAGATTAGAATGGTTATTCAAGATATATACCTTAATGTATTCAACAAATTCTGAAAGCAAATCTTGATTCCCACCCTCCACTTCCTCTGTAGTACCTTCAGCATCAACTGAGAATTCGCCTTTCCATTTGTCAAACTCTAACGCAGCTGCCTCTTCTTCCTTTGCTTCTCgtgctttttcttcttcttcctacaAACCATTTGTCACATTTAGCCAAGTTCAGTATTTCTAAAACAGGAACAAATTTTGAGATATATTCAAATGTCTCACCAACTTCCGCTCCTCTGCCTCACGCTCTTCGTCCTTCTTCCTCCGCATTTCTGCATACCAATCTTGTTTTGTACTCCTTGACTCGCGTGCAGCTTCTTCAGCCTTCACCAGACAATAGGAACAGATTTTGATTAGGAAAGTCTTGCCATAAAATAATGTACAGCTCTTATCGTTAATCCTTAAGCTACAATATAAAACTTTCATAGTTGGGGACTGCAACTGGTCAACTAACATTCCTAGAATTTTCTCATCGTTAATCCTTCAAACTGATAGAATACTAAAAGTATTCATAGAGACAGAGATTGTTAGCCACCTGTCTTTGTTCTTCTCGTTCTTGTcgcttcttctctttcttctttgatgCTCTGGCCTGATTTCCACCggcttcatcttcctcttcatcttcactCCCACTGATGTTTTCTGTTTACACAAAAAATTATCGAAAGGCCAGTAGTTCATTTAGTCTTATAACTTCCCTAATCTCAAGCTCGACTATTCAAATCACTGGTTTATAGTTCTCCCTGGCTATATAACAATCTCTAACCAATAACATCCATTTGATAGTTGATAGTCATCTAAAAACCAAgtcttttatcttttatttatacTTCAAAAAGAAACCAC of the Brassica rapa cultivar Chiifu-401-42 chromosome A03, CAAS_Brap_v3.01, whole genome shotgun sequence genome contains:
- the LOC103861676 gene encoding DDRGK domain-containing protein 1 codes for the protein MEEIFALIVSMILIAAVIPLFLWKRRVDSSRSREEDAAPPPQVQARENVGRGTGGGGRRMRRRPAASAGASSSSASNVQENISGSEDEEEDEAGGNQARASKKKEKKRQEREEQRQAEEAARESRSTKQDWYAEMRRKKDEEREAEERKLEEEEKAREAKEEEAAALEFDKWKGEFSVDAEGTTEEVEGGNQDLLSEFVEYIKKQKCVPLEDLAAEFHLRTQECINRIASLESIGRLSGVMDDRGKYIYISMEEMNAVADYIKRQGRVSISHLASKSNQFIDLEPKVQHDLTEEISGVVEEISVS